Below is a window of Mauremys mutica isolate MM-2020 ecotype Southern chromosome 11, ASM2049712v1, whole genome shotgun sequence DNA.
GGTTTAGGTAACAGTTACTGGAATTCTTAGCCTTATGGCTAAGGGCCCAGTCATGCTCACAAGTCAATTTTAAAACTGCCATGGACTTCAATGTTTCAAGCTTGGGCCCTAAATTAATAGTCAaaccattttaaagaaaaaaagtagtAACTGATAATGGGTATCAAAATTCTGCTATCTAGATATGAACAATAGCAGTCTGTTATTTAATGATCTGATTTAATATCTCAAAGAGAGAGTTATTAATAAAATACCTTGCATGAGGTTATGGTAAAGGAATGAGATGGTAAAGGAAGTGAAGGCTGGGTTATTGGCTATTGGAAATGACTTATTGTGATCTGTGTACCTTTGTCTCAGAAGAAAAAATGTAGAAAGACAGATATATGTTGTAAAAACGATTCCTTTTGAACACATTCCTCTATTTGAGGCATATTAAATACTATTTGACTTCACTATTGAAAATTTTGCACAAGAACATTTTAGCTCAAACTACATTTATAGTGAAGACAAAAAATAAATTTTCTGAGCAACAAATTCAAAATTTAATCCAGTTTGGGGAATAACAGACTGGAATAAATTCTTTACAAAAATATAATAGAAGATTaagacattaatttaaaaaatctgctGAGTATCAGATCTTCcctaattcccccctccccactctgataCCCTGACGTCAATGAGGTGTATCTGTTTAGCAAAGAAAACTCCATACCAAGCATATAACTCAGAGAAATATGGAATGGATTATGCTTACATCACATCGCTTTTGGTGCCTAGGAAATACAGGGAAGCACCTAGAGCCCCAACTGCTGCAAAGCCCACAAAACCAACCAAAGGAATGAGCTGAAAGACAAAAAGTTAGGAAACAAGACTTTCAAGAATAAAATGTCTCTCTTAGTGGCCCATGCACACTGGAGACATGAATTAAAAAGCTTTAAAGAAAGTGAAACTCCCGCAAAGAAAGGCATAACATATATGCCGATCACACCATCTCACTGCCAGTGTGTCTTCAACTTCTGCACATTCATCATTTTATTTTAGAGAGTGCATTTTATTAATCTGGCAAATCTCACGTTTTAATGTAACCTCTTCAACATGCACTTGTTCATAGGACTCTTCGTCAGTGCCAGGAAGGCAGAACGGATCATTTTAGGACAACGCTCTTTTGCAAACTTACTTCTTTGTTTTTCCTTAGCAGTTGGAAAAAGCCCAAGTTGGCCATAGCGGCAGCTGTAGACCTGAAAT
It encodes the following:
- the C11H15orf48 gene encoding normal mucosa of esophagus-specific gene 1 protein isoform X2, translated to MANLGFFQLLRKNKELIPLVGFVGFAAVGALGASLYFLGTKSDVIVNKSGNPEPWENVNPNQAQKLLSISQEWKSIEELEKVKKMMK
- the C11H15orf48 gene encoding normal mucosa of esophagus-specific gene 1 protein isoform X1 produces the protein MSTAAAMANLGFFQLLRKNKELIPLVGFVGFAAVGALGASLYFLGTKSDVIVNKSGNPEPWENVNPNQAQKLLSISQEWKSIEELEKVKKMMK